The DNA sequence GTTATAATCCTAAGAACTTCTGCAGTTAAATTCTAAAAGACATATCCAGTTTTGAAATGTTCGGGTGTCATAATTCAATTCTAACAAAAAGattgattttaatttgtaatataaagtacATCGATCTCAACAAAGTTTTCTTTAtctaatatttcaattttgtttaactGTTTCCATATCATACTTTCCATTTGGGTTTTAGCCCTAaacgattttttaaatatcatcaTGTGCATTTTGATCTCAGGGAAAAACCCCATTATTTATAAActacttgtacatgtaatattatcagaattgttatgaaataaaagctCACCTAGGCAAGGTTGTGTGTTACATTGCACAAACTCCACAGAATCTCCTATGCATGGTATTCCTCCATGCGATGGCGGTGGATTATTACATTGTCGTACTCGTAATCTAAGCCCACCCCCACAGGTCTTGTCGCAGGCGTTGAAGGCTCCCCACTGACTCCAAGTGCCATTTACTAAAAGAAACTTTAGAGATTAATTTGAATTTTAGGACAAACATAGGAAGTAACACGTTCTCGAAGTTTCCAAAGCTCTCTGTGTATGTATGATAACACAGACAAGAACTGGACACGCTCTTCGCTGCTGTGAACACTCGCATTGGACAGCCGTGCGCTCTGACTTCAAGAACAATATGAAAAATTACATGATCGTTGGCCAACTCATATGTTTCATGACTGAGAACAAATTGGTTACCTGGGCACGGCCTCGTTTCCGAAGTCAATACGGTTTTCCTTCCACACGCACTGATATGAGTCTTTAACCTGGACTGTGAGCTGCTTCCAACACAACCACTCCAGTTTTCCCAGTGGGTGAGACTTTGCCCTTTAAAGTAACATTTGTTCCATGTTCATTTGGAGTTGTAATCTTATCAAATTAATTAGagaattagctataaatcaattaatttaaCCCACCCCCCTCTCCGTAAACTCGCGTGTGTTACAACTCTTTTACAGTACCTCTACAGGGTCTGCACATTCCTGCGACGGGGTAACCCGATGAAGTGGAATAACCTTCTTCATCAGCGCTACATGGAGCCATGTGATCCATGGCTGTCAAAAggcataaaaaattgaaaagttcgAGAATCTGCCAAGGACAACAACTCATATGCAGTATTTATGTTATACAATATCCACAACTAACACTTttttgaaactttaaaaattcaaattttgtcattttagctagtttttatgtatatttttatcatgctgtttaatgaaaatgtccGATTTTCTAATGCTGAGTTATACTTCTGTTTATTCAGGAGgtacatatacatttacatcTTTGGAATTAAACTGCAGTGCTATATTcacaaatttctttaaaaaactacATCAAGGCAATAAGTCTACAAATGAAACGCAAAACAAGATAATTGAGGAATTTGAAAgtctaaaaaaataaaatggattTGAATGTAAAGAATCAAACCCTAAATGATAGCATTTCAGGAAAAAATACTtgatgcaataaaaaaaaagatgaataaaaatagaaaaataattaaagcTCATCGATAGACTTGATTTCAATTGAAATGTTGAAAAATGGAACTCATACTGGTTAGTAAAgctttttaaatattaattttcaagGAAGGCAAATTCCCATCTACATTTATTTGGAATATCAGCTTATTAGTATTACTGCATAAAAAGGTGATAAACTTGATCCTGCAAATTACAGATGTAGGTAAGCTTTTCAACAGAATAATTCACAATAGACTatgctattttatttatcaaaataatctCATAAGCACAAACCAAATTGGTTTCAAAAAGAAACCCCGTACATCTGATAACATATTTGCTCTTAAAACAATAATTGACCATTATGAACAGAAATGCCgtcattgatttgaaaaaggCTTTTGACACTGTATGGAGAATTGGCTTATTCTATAAACTTATCAATAAAGGAATCCCTAATCGTCTTTATAACATTATTTCTTCAATGTACATAGGAACTACGTTCAAAGCAAAATTTCTACATGGACTAAGTCAATCTTAcaaatcaaaattggtaccgtataagttttacatccagTATGTATCGGAGACACTTCATTACACATATCATTATATGCAGATGATATAGTTCTTTTATCAGAAAGTAAATCAGGCCTACAACGCTGCCTTATCAGACTACTGTGTATCTTGGAAATTGCATGTAAATACttcaaaatcaaaaacattaGTATTTAATTCAAGTGGTAAATcttatcaatctgattaaaaccagatcctgtgatccgctcacttagatcgctacactagtgtagcgatctaagtgagcggatctcaggatctggttttaatcagattgtaaatcttatcaaaatgaatttcatttttgggCACACCTTTGGAAATTGTTAAACAGTGCATACATCTTGGAATTACTATGAAGTTCAATGGAAATTTCGATATTGCTATTTCATCTCTTGTTGACAAAGTAAGAAAAGCTATCTTTAAGATTAAAAGAGTAATTGGCCTCAATAATCCATGCAAACTTTTAGAAAAACTTTTTGATGCCATGGTTGTTCCCATTTAACTATACGGAAGTGGAATTTGGGGACTTTAAAAAACTAATTATAATGAATCTGAATCTTATGAAAAagttcatttgaaatttataaaagaaattctaggAGTTCATTGCAAAGTTTCTAATGATGCAAGCCGAACAGAGCTCTATCGTTTACCATTAAGAAATGTAATCTTACAATCTTGTGTTAAATTCTTAGATCACATTCAAACTCAGGATGAATCTTTAGTCaataaaatataacaaacaaCTAAAATACCAAATCCATGGATAAAaacattaatgtacatgtaactttacaTAGGTTAGGATTTTCTTTCATCATAAACAAAGATagtgatgtaaaactttatatcaATTCTATTAAACAAAGAATTACTTATCATTTTTTGCAAATGCAAAAAtccatgtgtgtgtgtgtgtgtgtgtgtgtgtgtgtgtgtgtgtgtgtgtgtgtgtgtgtgttacctACCATAATTGTCATTTACAGACACAAATATTACTATTGTCATGAGTATGTAACATTATTGCTATGCCATGTCATTACTATCattattgttatttgttttacacatgGTCAATAACCATTAATCGTTGATGTgttgcgccaataaagaatttgaattaatattgatggtcacatgagggtggagctaccttaattgTCATAGCAAATTATACATAATAGGAGGGTGGATTAGGGATCTACCTATCTCTCCTCCCTTCCTATTCTTTTCCATCCCATTTCGCTTTCCTCTTCGCCCTTTCTCCATACGCTTCCTTCTCTCCTCACCATCCCATCTAGCTTCCTCTTTCCTTACTCTTTCTCCGCTCTACCCTAACCACTCCCAAATAGTAAGAATCAACCAATTAAAAACCTCCGCTCTACCCTAACCACTCCCAAATAGTAAGAATCAACCAATTAAAAACCTCTGCTCTACCCTAACCACTCCCAAATAGTAAGAATCAACCAATTAAAAACCTCTGCTCTACCCTAACCACTCCCAAATAGTAAGAATCAACCAATTAAAAACCTCTGCTCTACCCTAACCACTCCCAAATAGTAAGAATCAACCAATTAAAAACCTCTGCTCTACCCTAACCACTCCCAAATAGTAAGAATCAACCAATTAAAAACCTCTGCTCTACCCTAACCACTCCCAAATAGTAAGAACCAACCAATTAAAAACCTCTACTCTACCCTAACCACTCCGAAATAGTAAGAATCAACCAATTAAAAACCTCTGCTCTACCCTAACCATTCCCAAATAGTaagaatcaatcaattaaaaaacttctgtttttgcacttaagaagtagatgactaATATTCACATACTTTGTTACACCATAACCCTACAGTGTCTGcgaataaatcaaataaatatattcGGTGTCTAAAATGATTGCAGtcatatcattttcattaattacacttaattctaagaaaaattctttaaatggCGCATAATTACAATCATATGGTAAATTTTCTATCTATGCTCTGACTTGAGTTGCAACGTGTTGTGCGCCCCCTGTACTGAGGGGGAAATAACTGCATGTATCGCTGTATTGTGAAAAATTTATCCCATTCACTACTCAAATCTATTTTAACCATTCTCTTTTTTAACCGAATTTGAATGATctcatccaaaatatttaacTAAAATTATTTGTAGGGATACATTAGTTCATATAGACATagacataattttttaaaacgaATATTAGTAATAAACCGGGGTAgatttgacctacatgtacatggataCATCAACAaaagatttcatttttcaatttacaaggggctttaataaatataagtgtagtgggaaaatatatcacatatttttaatatcaaaattttgtagACGGGGATGCAAGAATACTGCGATATAAGGCCTCAGCTGTGCATAAATTTctctgcgccgtaaatcgaaggttgatctgtagctctctggtctgtcccaattttcccccagagagctacagatctgcactAAATTTTCCTGCACTACTGATATGACAAGGATCCATCCTTAAGTATTCTGATATAAATTTTACGTCAAATATCTTCGAATATATCAAACAGTGCCATGTATAAACAGCGAAATACATCAGTAATTAAGAGTTAAGTACATTGATATAACAAGTATAGCTTTTTAACAAAGCACTTAGTCTTTAGGAACAACCTTATACAGTAAACTGATATAAATTATGATATGCtttaagtatttatatttttattaaatgaccACACAATCACACTTTTCTAAAATGGTAAATCTTAcataaaaagtttttaaaaaaacacctACTAGAAACTATTGTACAATAATTGTTCTAGTATGACCTTGAAGTATACATGATATttgtactaaaaatagaaagcattgtttcttctcaacttcaagaaaacaatgaaaagcAGATTTTCAGCTAGTTTAATTTTTCACAAAGCAAGAAACAAAAACTAATTAATAGATGAAAATTGCCAAAATTTTATCAAGAAGAATTTTTAGGTTTGCGTGCAAAAAAGACCATTTCTGTTATTTGTTGAATTATAGAAACGTTTTTGATAGTTGTTATGAATAAGATTAAAATGTCAGTTTTATTCGTCGAACAGAATTTCAACCATtgaaataaattagaattttcataagtataaattttctaccaatcacaAAGGAGAGGAAGTGTATtgtccgaagactgtaaaatacttcaactatatgatcaatctctacccagaattgtcgttccttgctctcacttacaagtgagtgtaaggaacgataactctgggtagagattgctaTATGATACCGTTTTCCTTGAAAGACGGTAAAAAGTTCGGATGTTTTAATTGccaaagatatacatgtaccagagacATATATCTCTGgctattgattttgtttttatattttaagtATAGAAATACTGATATATACTAGTatgtgtaaatataaatctactTACTGACAGTACTAATTAAAGAGAAAACTGCTAAACACCTCAAAGCGTTTGAAATCATGTTGCCTTTCTGAAAGGAACGGAGAGTGGACACTACAGTATTCTTCTTCCTTCAAGATAAGTAAATCGCACGTGGGATAGGTACAGTGTGTATCAACATACAGTCGAATAGTGTTATCTCGAGGCTACCTCCGGGACTGACGGTATATAGTACTTGTCAGAGTCATGCCTTCATATCATTTTCATGGAAATTACCTGTTGATATTTATAGAATTGTTCGAggcattctttttttttcttctttaaatttTCAGAGAGCGTGGTTTTGGGAAGACACTTTATATTTTTTCGTATGTTGTTGTTATTTATTTGGGAGGGGATCTAAATtatgttacccccccccccccccccgttgaATTGtgaaggttggttggttgtatattgtttaatatcccgctcaagaatttttcactcatatggagacgttaccattgccggtgaagggttgcaaaatgaAGGCCtatatgctcggtgcttacggcctctgagcagggagggatctttatcgcacatgtaccacacctgctgtaacatggggcctcggtttttgcgttcccacccgaaggaccgccttatatagtcgcctcttacgacaaacgaggagtactgagggcctattctaacccggatctccacgggatctGACGTTAGGAACATACAATGATGAACCATCTTTCACATGCAGAAAACAAGTAATATGCCGAGCATTAAAATGactgagtttttaaaaaaataaataaatgtaacatGTCAGTATTATGTAATCATTTGATTCTAAATGTAACTCGCATTTGCATTGCTTGAAAAATTAGTGGtatatttgatgaaaaattaaaaaataaacatgacTAATTGAAACAAACACCACACACGGCTGCTTCTGCAATTCTAAAAATGGTATCCCGTGGAGAAGATTAAATATTGCCACTTTCGATGGATTTTTTAAAGACAGACCTGAATCTGAAGTTAAGGAACCTGATTTAGAGGAAGAAACTCTTCTTTCTTTGTCCAAACAATTTGATGATAAATTCTTCTACATCCAATTATGAGGCGCTGAGGGAATTGGCCaatttgtgtttttaaaatcatttgtcgTTCTCAATACTCTAAAATGTCCTTGATTCACTAAATACATCTTTGATAagtttctttaaaagtttgatgAGTTTTAACgagtgaaattatttgaaaattatttagcCATCTATATTATGTTTACTTTGTAAAACTAAAGAAAAGTTTCATATTAGTTCTTACGACTTTGTCGCTCTTTTGACCAATATAACTTACTGTGTACATCAGTACACACATAAGAGCATGCGCGTGTAACTTGAAGTGTTATTGGGTAAAATTAAATCAAAGCGACACTTTTATGATACAAGATAGAAATTATGATAATGGTAATAAAAAAATCTCCAGCAAATATAAAGTGTAAGTGATTCTGACTGAAAATTAACGGAACATAGCGCCTTTTCCCACTTATTTAAACAAATATATTCTTTGCCATGTTTTGAAAATCGTTTCCTGGATATTGTCAGTGAGTAGATTAACTAAATAAAGACTTTTCTGTGCTACCGTTTATCGTATTTGTGCCATATTTTGACCTCTTGTCATATACAAGGAAGTAATTTTCCAGTTCTCCGCACTGATTGGTTGAACGAATCATGATCTATCTTGATGAACtgcaatatataatacacaaGTACATTCCCCTCCCAATGCGATTATAATCGGTTAGTCAACATACACTATATTTGTATAGTTGAAAGAATTCCATCAAATGATTTATTTCctattcaatttcaaaactttgaACGTGGATAAGTTGTTGTATTCACCTCTCCAATTAAGTTACTTTGGATTAATTAATAATTAAGACTCTCTGGGTGGATATCGTGGGAGGACTAGGTCAGTTTGCAAATCCCTACATACTGATGTTCCTGCCCAGCCCATCTTTAATCATGCGTGGATGATATTAAAATAACTGATACGCACTGTTAACATTACTGTGtaactttttttcaaagtgtattTGCACCCCTCTCCCCACCCCCGTTATGATCACTGAACAGTAATTGTACGCATGGAAATGTAAGATACTTTGAGAAAATAAGACATAGTAAAAACTTGgaagtgtatatataataataataataataataatatatatatatatatatatatatatatatatatatatatatatatatatatatatatatatatatataaagtctctttttACGAAGTAaactcttaaaaaaaaaaccacctcTAAGCACTTTTTAacaatatttcgaccgtgttaccggtcttcttcagtcgtgtttagaGTTATGTACAATGTGATTTCTTTCGTTTGAGGTACGAATtagacagaaatcaatttctacTTGGTGTAATAATGAATTACTTGTTCGGAATTACAAGGTTTTCATTCGAATACCTCTTTGTGTCACGTGGTTCTTTAGAACCGGTTTCATAGCAAGGCTTTATAAAGGAATGCATAGGTGTTTAAAAATACCAGTTTAGGACGACACGGGTAGCTAAACACATGagtttaaattttatgaaatgcGTTTTTAAGTAAATGTATTTAATCCAACTTAATGATATATTATATTCAATTATGTATTTGTACATTTAATATGGCCAGTAGTAAATAGTTGCAGCGTGTCGTTGCTAATTCCACATAGTGTGTTATTTATTAGTATTCTACTTTCGTTAGAAAGTAGTGAATGGACTCAAAGGAGAATACATTCAAACGCACTGAAGTGGTAAAATTTTTCGTTTGTACGGAATGTTACGAGCTTTCTATTGGACGTTTGATGTTAAGCAATGACACGCCCATTTTCACAGAACTACCCCGGTAGAGGTAAACACTATTCGGATACACTCCTTatatcaccaaagaccatgTGAAATTTTATGAACATTCAAGTCAACGAGgaaat is a window from the Ostrea edulis chromosome 5, xbOstEdul1.1, whole genome shotgun sequence genome containing:
- the LOC125652313 gene encoding coadhesin-like yields the protein MISNALRCLAVFSLISTVTMDHMAPCSADEEGYSTSSGYPVAGMCRPCRGQSLTHWENWSGCVGSSSQSRLKTHISACGRKTVLTSETRPCPVNGTWSQWGAFNACDKTCGGGLRLRVRQCNNPPPSHGGIPCIGDSVEFVQCNTQPCLAFVTITNPPQKPTVDVVFRNTQRGTRQRLHRIQRYIQKQRDKLVE